The segment GCAACCCCGGCTCCCCGCCCGGCTTCACCAACGCCATGATGGTCAACGACTCGCTGGTGCATGAGATCGATGTGACCCGCTGGCTGCTGGCGGAGGAGATCACCGCGGTGCGGGTGCTGCGCCCGGCCCCCACCGGCAACGCCCCGGAGGGCCTCAGCGACCCCCAGCTGATCCTCTTCGAGACGGCGGGCGGCCAGGTCGTGGACACCGAGCTCTTCGTCAACTGCGGCTTCGGCTACCAGGTCAGCTGTGAGGCGGTCTGCGAGGGCGGCACGGCCAGGATCGGTGACGACCACGGGGTGTTCAGCAACACCGCGGGCCACTGGGGCGGCGCGATCACCCCCGGTTTCGTGGAGCGCTTCGAGGAGGCCTACGACCGGCAGGTGCAGCGCTGGGTGAACGCCACCCGGCGCGGCGAGATCGAGGGCCCCAGCTGCTGGGACGGCTATGCCGCGGCGGCGGTGTGCGAGGCGGGGGTACGCGCCCAGACGACGGGCGAGCGGGTCGCGGTCGAACTCATCGAGCGGCCTGCGCTGTATCGGTGAGGCGGTCGGCCTCCCCTCCTCCTCCCCCTCCCCCGGGTCACGCCCATCCCCCCACCGGGCCGCCGCGCCCCACGCCCCGAGCCACCGAAAGGGCCCCATCCCATGCACGCCGCACCACCCCTCCCGCTTCCCCTCCCCCCACGCCAATTCCCGACTCCTGACGCCGGGGTGGTCGCCCGTCCCGCGAGCCGGGGCTGATGATGGCGGCCCCCACCAGCCAGTTGGTGTCCGACGGCCCGTGTGAGAGTGTGCGGGCCCGCCGCGCCAGGCGCTTCATCGTGGGCATCGCTGCCGTCGCCGCGCTCGGCGGCGCCCTGTTCGGCTATGACACCGGGGTGATATCCGGCGCGCTCCCGTTCATGGAGGGCCACTTCGGCCTCACGTCCCTGGGCGAGGGCATCATCACCAGCGCGCTGCTGATCGGCGCGGCCTTCGGCTCGCTGATCGGCGGGCGGATGTCCGATGCGCTCGGCCGGCGCAACTCGCTGCTGTGGGCGGGCGCCGTGTTCATCGGCGGGGCGCTGGCCGTGGCGCTCGCCCCCGATGTGCCGTTCATGACCGTGGCGCGCTTCGTCCTCGGCCTCGCCGTCGGCAGCGCGTCGGTCATCACCCCGCTCTATCTCTCCGAGATCGCGCCCCCGCACATCCGGGGCCGGCTGGTCTCGTTCAATTCGCTGATGATCGTCAGCGGCCAGTTGCTCGCCTATCTCATCAATGCCTTCCTGGCGCAGTGGGGGGCCTGGCGCTGGATGCTGGGCCTGGCGGCGCTGCCCGCGGTGGCGCTGTTCGCCGGGCTGTTCTTCCTGCCGGACACCCCGCGCTGGTACATCAGCAAGGGGCGGCAGGACGACGCGGCCCGGGTACTGCGCCGTACGCTGCCCGCCGAGGACGTGCCCGCCGAGCTGGCCCGGATCGATCACGCCCACAGTCTGGAGGCCGACGCCCGGAGCGGTGGCTGGCAAAAGCTGCGCACCCCCTGGGTACGGCGGCTGCTGCTGGTCGGTATCGGGCTGGCGGCCGTGCAGCAGATCACCGGCGTCAATGCCGTGGTCTATTTCGCGCCGAAGATCCTGGCGTCGACGGGCCTGGGTACCGGGGCCTCGATCACCGCCACCATCGCGATCGGTGTGATCTCGGTGCTCGCCACCGCGCTGGGGATGTCCCTGATCGACCGGGTCGGCCGGCGGCCCCTGCTGCTCACCGGCCTGGCCGGGATGACCGTCTCGCTCGCCCTGCTCGGCGCCGCCTTCCAGCTCCCGCACTCCCCCGCTGTCAGCATCCTGGTCCTGGGTCTGATGGTCCTCTACATGGCTTTCATGCAGGGCACGCTCAACACCGGGGTCTGGCTGCTGCTGGCCGAGATGTTCCCGCTCAGGGTGCGTGGACTGGCCATGGGCGCCGCGGTGTTCATGATGTGGCTGGTCAACTTCGCGGTGGCGCTGGCCTTTCCGCTGCTGCTCGACGCGGTCGGCGCCGGCACCACCTTCTGGCTCTTCGGCGTGATGTGTGTGCTGTCCCTGGTGTTCTGCAAGCGGTACGCACCGGAGACGAAGGGGCTGGCGCTGGAGGATCTGGAGCACGAGCTGCGGAGGGCGGCGGAGACCGCACCGGCCACGAACTGACGGGGCGGAGGGGGGATCCGGCAGGGCGGCGGACCCGAACCGCCCGGAGGGGCCGGCCGGAACCACCAGGCCACCGGCCGGTCGCAAGGTACCGGGCAATCGCCGGGAACCACGGACCGCGTTCCGGGCGTCACAGCGGGTGGAATCACATCCAACGGGATCCAACGGGGGAAACGGTGGAATTCGTGAAAACCAACGCACTCAGCCGAACCGTCAAGCGCACGGCCGTCCTCACCGCCACCGCGGGCCTGCTGACCGCGGGGCTGCTCACCGGCCCGGCGTCCGCGGACGCTCCGGCCGGCGGACGGGCCGACACCCTGGCCGCCTGCGCCTACTACAACGGCAACGCCCTCACCGTCTACGGACAGCGCGGCGACCGCGTCTCGCAGGCACAGTGCCTGCTGGCCAACCGCCGCTATCTCCCCTGGGGAGACGTGACCGGGTACTTCGGCCCCAAGACCCGGGCCGCGGTGAAGAAGTTCCAGTCCCGGCACCATCTGACCGCTGACGGCAAGGTCGGCAAGAAGACCTGGTACGCGCTGTACCACGCCTGATCCGCTTCCGATCGTCGGCAACTCCCTTGTGGCGGGCCGGTTCCCCAGCCGGGGACCGGCCCGCCACACGGCTGTGCGCCCACGCCACCCGGCTGTCACCCACGGCACCGGGGCCGCGTCCATGGCCCGCCCGTCCGGAGCCCCGCCCTGTCCGGACCCCCGTCCCGTCCCTCAACACCCCGCCCCCGCCCCGTACGGAGCGTCCCGCCCTGGCCTCTGATCGTCCCGCCCCCGTCACAGCCGTCCGCCCCGCGTCACCGCTGTCACCGTTACGCGCGCCTTACGTCACAGCCGTTCAACAGCCCCTCCCCGATGGTTACTCGGTGTCGTTGTCCAGGCACAGGGTGAGTGATCACCAGGCCGTACCAGCCCCCTGCCGGCTCTCCGGGCCGTCCCTGCGTACGGCACTCAGGAGGTGGCAGAGATGACCGACCGCAAGCTCTGGTCGTACAAGGAGATCGCCGCGCACATCCAGGTGCAGCCGGACACCGTCCGCTCCTACCGCAAGCACGGGTTGCTGCCCGAACCGGATCTGGTGGAGGGCGGGAAACCGTACTGGTTCGCCGACACGGTCAGAAGGTGGGTGGCGCAGCGGCCGGGCCAACGCGGCCGGCGCTGAGCCACCTGACCGGCCCCCGGCTCCGGCGCCCCGGGCGGCACCGGGGCCCGGGCGGCATTGCGGCCGGACGCACCCGGCCGCCGCGGGTCAGTCGGGCGGGGGCGCTGCCGTCGAGCCCCTGATCTCCAGTTCCGGGGCGACGAGTTGCTGGCCGGCCGGGGCATCGGGGCGTTCCATACGGTCCAGCAGGCAGCGTGCCGCGCGCCTGCCGACCTCGTGGCTGGCGTTGTTCACCGAGTTGAGCCAGAGGTGGCGGATGCGGGCGAGATAGGTGTTGTCGTAGCCGACGAGGGAGAGGTCGGAGGGTATGCGCAGCCCCAGTTCCTGGGCAGCGGACAGCGCACCGACACCGGAGATGTCGTTGAACGCGAAGACAGCGGTGGGGCGTTGGGTGGCGCACGGCCGGTCAGCGGGGCGTACGGGGGCGGAGGGTGGGGTGAGGAGCCGGACGGCGGCGCGGTAGCCGCCTTCCTCGGTGCCGTCGCCGCTGGTCACGACGGCGCTCCCGGCCAGGCCGTGGGCGCGCATCGCCGTCTCGAAACCGCGCCGTCGCAGCTCGCCGACCAGGCCCTGTCCGGCGATATGGGCGATCCGCCGGTGGCCGAGGCCGATGAGGTGCTCGGTGGCGAGCCGGGCGCCGCGCTCGTCGTCGTTGGCGACGAGGTCGGCATGCGGCAGCCGGGGTTCGTGGTTGCCCGCGATGACGGTCGGCAGCCGCGCGGCGACCTCGGCGAGGCCGTCGGTGTCCGGGAGGGTGCCGACGACGACGAGGCCGTCGACCCGCAGTTCCTGAAAGGTGCGGGCGAAGTCCTGGCCGGCCCGTCGGTCCAGCCGCCCGTCGGCCATCAGCATCCGCAGCCCGTGCGCCTGAAGCAGCGAGTTCAGTCCGTCGAGCACCTCGACGAACCAGGGGTTGCGCATATCGTTCAGCAGCACCCCGACGGTGTGCGTACGGCGGGCCACCAGGCTGCGGGCGGCGGCGTTCGGCCGGTAGCCCAGCTCCTCGATGGCGTCCAGAACGGCCTGCCGCTTGGTGTCGCTTACTCGTGGTGAGCCCTGAAGCACCAGCGAGACCAGCGATTTCGAGACGCCCGCGCGCTCGGCGACGCCGCGGATCGTGGGCGGCCGGCCCGTGCCACCCGCACCCGTCCGCTCGGCGGCCCGCCCCCCGGCTTGCTCGTCGGCTTGCTCATGGGCCCGCTCGTCGAGACGCCCGTTGGACCGTTCCATGGACGAAATCCTTCCATCGGCGCAGGTCGGCGTCAACGCACAACCGTCCCACCCTGCACGGTGGTTGACATGCGGACATCAGGACATGCAAGGTGCGGGTATCGCGGCTCATTGGACCGTTCCAAACGCCAACACCCCCGCCCCACCAGGCCGGTCCGCCGCCCGTCACCACTCCGCCCCATCCCTCCCCGTAGGCGGCCCCCTCCCTCTCCCCTCCCCGGAAAGGACCCGAGGCATGAAGATCGGTCTGATCGGCACCGGGCGCATCGGCGCGTTCCACGCCACCACCCTCCGGAGCGTCCCGGGCGTCACCGACGTCGTCGTCGCGGACCTGGACGCCGCACGCGCCGCCGCGTTGGCGGACACCCTTGGCGTGCGCGCCGCCGCGGGCATCGAGGAGATGTACGCGGACGGCCTGGACGGTGTGGTGATCACCGCCGCGACCAGCGCGCACGCCCCGCTGATCCATCAGGCCCTGGACGCGGGGGTGCCGGTGTTCTGCGAGAAGCCGGTCGCCCTGGACGTTCCCGGCACGGTCGGGGTGGTGGAGCGGGCGCAGGCCGGCACCGTGCCCGTGCAGATCGGTTTCCAGCGGCGCTTCGACGCGGGCTATCGCGCCGCCCGCGAGGCGCTGCGCTCCGGCGAGCTGGGCTGGCTGCACACCCTGCGCGCCTGCACCAGCGACCGGACGCCGCCGCCCGCCGGCTACATCCCCACCTCCGGCGGGCTGTTCCGGGATTGCAGCATCCATGACTTCGACATCCTGCGCTGGCTCACCGGCCGCGAGGTGGTCTCGGTCTACGCACAGGGCGCCAACCGCGGGGCGTCCTTCTTCGCGGACGGCGACGATGTCGACACCTGTGCGGCGCTGTTGCGCTTCGACGACGACACTCTGGCCACCGTGACGGCGACCCGCTACAACGGCGCGGGCCATGACGTCCGGCTGGAGGTCTGCGGCTCGGAGGGGGCCCGCTTCGTCGGGCTCGACGACCGGGCGCCGCTGCCGTCCGCCGAGGCGAAGCTGTCCTGGCGGCGGGCGGCCGATCCGTACGCCACGTTCATGGAGCGCTTCCACGACGCCTACGTCACCGAGCTGGGCGTCTTCGCCGGGGTCGCGGCGGGCCGGACGCCGAGCCCGTGTGCGCCGGCGGAGGCGCTGGAGGCGCTCTATGTCGCCGAGGCGTGCGAGCGCTCGCGGCGCACCGGCCAGCCGGTGGCCGTGGCGGACGTCCGGGCCCCGGCGGTCGCCCCGGGGGCGTGAAGGCGCACAAGGCCACCGCGACCCCGCCCGCCCGGCGCCCGTCACCCCGTCATGTCGCCGCCACCGAGGACGCCCGTCCGCCGGGATCCTCGCCGTCTCCGTTGCGGGGGCCGCCGCCCTCGCCTTCACCGCCGCCCTCCGAGGGCTCGCGCAGGGCGCGGCGGCGGGCGGCCCATTGGATGGCGGCGCCGACCGCGGCGACCGCGCAGGAGACGCCGAAGCCGATGGCGGCGGCGTACAGCGGGCGGCCGGTGGTGGCGGTGCCGAGGTAGCCGAGGCCGACGGAGTAGGTGGCCCAGGTGGCTTCGGCGATGCCGGCACCGAGGACGTACTTGCGGAGCGGGTAGCGCAGCACGCCGGAGGCCAGCGCGCCGGCGATCCGCCCGCTGGGCAGGAACCGTACGGCGATCACGAACGGCAGGCCGTAGTGCTCGATCCGGCCGGAGGTCCAGTCCAGTAGTGCCCGGCGGCGGGGTTTGCGCCGCATCCAGTTGCGTACGGGTCCGCCGAACCGCCGCGCGGCCAGGTACATCAGCAGGTCTCCGAGCAGGGCGCTGCCGGCGACGATCAGCAGGATCAGCGGGAGGAACAGTTCGCCGCGGGAGGCGAGGACGCCGACGGAGACCAGCAGGGCGGAGTTGGGGACCAGCGGCGGCAGTGTGGTGAGCACGAGCAGGCCGTAGAGGGCGAGTACGTCCATCCGGCCGCCTCCTCGGATCCGCCCCGAGCCCGTATCCCAAGGCTGACGCGTGGTGGAGCGCACGGCAACGCGGATGGGGGTCCCCCCCCGCGCCGTTCAGGCGTGGGGGAGCACCGACGGCTTGGATTGATACCCCCTAGGGGTATAAGCTCCTTAAGGTCGGGGGCAATGGCAGTTGCCGGGGCCTCGCATGGCACGCTTCGGCACTCCGACACTTGCACCACACGGAACGCATCAGCACCACAAGGAGAGTCCCCATGGCTGAGAACAGCTCCTGCTGCACCCCGGAAGGCTCCTGCCAATCCGGCGGCACCGATGTCGAGGTCGGGGCGGTGACCACGACCTACCGCGTCACCGGCATGACCTGCGGCCACTGCGAGGGTGCGGTGTCGGCCGAGATCGGCGAGATCGCCGGGGTCAGCTCGGTGCAGGCGGTCGCGGCCACCGGCCTGGTGACCGTCACATCGAAGGCCCCGCTGGACGAGGAAGCCGTCCGCGCGGCCGTCGACGAGGCCGGCTACGAGCTCGTGGGGCAGGCGGCCTGACCCCATGTCCGGTTCCACCGCACAGGCGCGGGTCGAGCTCGCCATCGGCGGGATGACCTGCGCCTCGTGCGCCGCGCGCGTCGAGAAGAAGCTCAACCGCATGGACGGCGTGCTGGCCACGGTCAACTACGCGACGGAGAAGGCGCAGGTCTCGTACGAGGGCGGGGTCTCGGTCGGGGATCTGATCGCCACCGTCGAGCGGACCGGCTACACGGCACGACCCCCGGCGCCACCGCCGGAGCCCGCCGGGGCGGCCGATGCGGCCGGTGCGGCGCAGGGCGACGGCGCGGACCTCTCCACGGATCCGCAGGCGGATCTGCGCCCCCTGCGGCAGCGGCTGACGGTCTCGGCCGTACTGGCCGTCCCCGTGATCGTGCTGTCCATGGTGCCCGCGCTCCAGTTCCTCTCCTGGCAGTGGCTTTCGCTGGCCCTCGCCGCGCCGGTGGTCGTCTGGGGCGGCCTGCCGTTCCACCGGGCCGCCTGGACGAATCTGCGGCACGGCGCCGCCACCATGGACACCCTGGTCTCCCTCGGCACACTGGCCGCCTTCGGCTGGTCGGTGTGGGCGCTGTTCCTCGGCGACGCGGGCATGCCGGGTATGCGGCACGGCTTCGATCTCACCGTGTCCCGTGCGGACGCCGGCACCCAGATCTATCTGGAGGCGGCGGCCGGTGTGACCGCGTTCCTGCTGCTCGGCCGGTATCTGGAGGCCCGCTCGAAGCGGCGGGCGGGCGCGGCGCTGCGGGCGCTGCTGGAGCTGGGCGCCAAGGATGTGGCCGTCCTCCGGGACGGGCGTGAGGTGCGGATTCCGGTGGCGGAGCTGGCGGTCGGCGACCGTTTCGTGGTCCGGCCCGGCGAGAAGATCGCCACGGACGGGCGGGTGGCGGCGGGCGCGTCCGCCGTGGATACGTCGATGCTGACCGGGGAGTCCGTCCCGGTGGAGGTCGCACCCGGGGACGGGGTCACGGGCGGGACGGTGAACGCGTCGGGGCGGCTGGAGATCGAGGCCACCGTGGTCGGCGCGGACACCCGGCTCGCCCGTATGGCGCGGCTGGTGGAGGACGCCCAGAACGGGAAGGCCGCGGTGCAGCGGCTGGCCGACCGGGTCTCCGCGGTCTTCGTTCCGGTGGTGCTGCTGATCGCGGCCGGCACCCTGGCCGGCTGGCTGCTGGCGACCGGGGAGGCGACCGCGTCGTTCACCGCCGCGGTGGCGGTCTTGATCATCGCCTGCCCGTGCGCGCTGGGGCTGGCCACGCCGACCGCGCTGATGGTCGGCACCGGGCGCGGCGCCCAGCTCGGCATCCTGATCAAGGGCCCGGAGGTGTTGGAGTCGACCCGCCGGGTGGACACCGTGCTGCTGGACAAGACCGGCACGGTCACCAGCGGCCGGATGCGGCTCCAGGAGGTCGTGCCCGCCCCGGGTGTCGCGGAGGACGAGCTGCTGCGGCTGGCAGGGGCGCTGGAGCACGCCTCGGAGCATCCGGTGGCCCGTGCCCTGGCCGAGGGTGCGGCCCGCCGGGTGGGGGCGCTGCCGGCCGTGGCGGACTTCGCGAACGTGCCGGGGCTGGGGGTGCGCGGGACGGTCGGTGGCCACCGGGTGCTGGCGGGGCGGGCGCGGCTGGCCGAGGAGGCCGGGGTCGTGCTGCCGGCAGAGCTTCGGGAGGCGCTGGCCGCCGCCGCGGCCGCGGGCCGTACGGCCGTGGTGGTGGCCTGGGACGGCCGGGCGCGCGGGGTGCTGGCGGTCGCCGATGCGGTGAAGCCGGGCAGCGCGGCGGCCGTGCGGGAGCTGCGCCGGATGGGGCTGGCCCCGGTGCTGCTGACCGGTGACCACGAGGCCGTCGCGAAGGCGGTGGCCGCCGAGGTCGGGATCGACGAGGTGATCGCCGAGGTGCTGCCCGAGGACAAGGTCGCGGTGGTGGAGCGGCTGCGGGCCCGGGGCCGTACGGTCGCGATGGTCGGCGACGGGGTCAATGACGCGGCGGCGCTGGCCACCGCGGATCTGGGGCTGGCGATGGGCACCGGCACGGACGCCGCGATCGAGGCCGGTGACCTCACGCTCGTACGGGGCGATCTGCGGGTGGCGGCGGACGCCATCCGGCTGGCGCGGGCCACACTCGGCACGATCAAGGGGAATCTGTTCTGGGCGTTCGGCTACAACGTCGCGGCGCTGCCGCTGGCCGCGGCCGGACTGCTCAACCCGATGATCGCGGGGGCGGCGATGGCCTTCTCGTCGGTCTTCGTGGTCGCGAACAGCCTGCGGCTACGAAATTTCACATAGCCCTTACAACTGACACAACACCCATACCGCAGGGCCTCGATCTTCAGATAGGAGCCCTTGACCGCATTCGCCCCCATATGGCAAGAGACCCAGATCACACTCATCGGAACGTAACCATTGAGGGGGGTCGTGAGTCTAACCGGGCAGTGCAGGCACCCCGGCGGGGCTTGCACAGCAACAGCCGTGCTGATCTTGGGGGATCGTGCCCGGCTACGCGTGGCCGGGGCGACGTGCCCGGGGAGCTTTGAGCGGCCCTCCCGAACGTGCGCGTCCCGGCAGATCGCGGTGCAACCCGGAACGCCCGGACGGATCCCGTGGGGGGAATCCAACCGGGACACGGGAAGCGCCCCGCACTCTGGACCCGTGGGGGGATCCGGAGGCGGGGCGCTTCTTTTATGCCTGCGGGCTGCCTCGAAGGGCGGCCGTCAGCGCTCCTCGACCGGCACGAAGTCGCGCTCGACGACACCGGTGTAGATCTGCCGCGGACGGCCGATACGGGAGCCGGGCTCCTTGATCATCTCGTGCCACTGGGCGATCCAGCCGGGCAGCCGGCCGAGCGCGAAGAGCACGGTGAACATCTCGGTCGGGAAGCCCATGGCCCGGTAGATCAGGCCGGTGTAGAAGTCGACGTTCGGGTAGAGCTTGCGCTCGACGAAGTAGTCGTCGGAGAGCGCGTGCTCCTCCAGCTTCAGGGCGATGTCCAGCAGCTCGTCGGACTTGCCGAGCGCGGAGAGGACATCGTGCGCCGCCGCCTTGATGATCTTCGCCCGGGGGTCGAAGTTCTTGTAGACGCGGTGCCCGAAGCCCATGAGCTTCACGCCGTCTTCCTTGTTCTTCACCTTGCGGATGAAGGAGTCGACGTCGCCGCCGTCGCGCTGGATGCCTTCCAGCATCTCCAGCACGGACTGGTTGGCGCCACCGTGCAGGGGGCCCCACAGGGCGTTGATACCGGCCGAGATCGAGGCGAAGAGGTTCGCCTGCGAGGAACCCACCAGGCGGACCGTGGAGGTGGAGCAGTTCTGCTCGTGGTCCGCGTGCAGGATCAGCAGCTTGTCGAGGGCGCTGACCACGACCGGGTCGAGGTCGTAGTCCGCGGCCGGCACCGAGAAGGTCATGCGCAGGAAGTTCTCGACGTACCCGAGGTCGTTGCTCGGGTAGACGACCGGGTGGCCGACCGACTTCTTGAACGCGTAGGCCGCGATCGTCGGGAGCTTGGCCAGCAGCCGGATCGTGGAGATGTGGCGCTGCTGCTCGTCGAACGGGTTGTGGCTGTCCTGGTAGAAGGTCGACAGCGCGCTGACGACCGACGACAGCATCGCCATCGGGTGGGCGTCCCGGGGGAAGCCGTCGTAGAAGCGCTTGACATCCTCGTGCAGCAGGGTGTGGTAGGTGATGTCCTGCTTGAAGTTCGCCAGCTCATCGACGGTGGGCAGCTCGCCGTTGATGAGGAGGTACGCGGTCTCGACGAACGTGCTGCGCTCTGCAAGCTGCTCGATCGGGTACCCGCGGTAACGAAGAATGCCGTTCTCACCGTCGAGATAGGTGATCGCGGATTTATACGCCGCGGTGTTGCCGTAACCGGAATCCAGGGTCACCAGACCGGTCTGGGCGCGCAGCTTCGAGATATCGAAGCCCTTGTCGCCAACAGTGCTGTCGACGACCGGGTAGCTGTATTCGCCGTCCCCGTAACGCAGTACTACAGAGTTGTCGCTCACGTCATCCCTCACCGACGTTGTGCCTCTTCTTCGAGGTGCCCTGACTGCCTATACCTTCCCCCATTTGGGCCTTGGATGTGCACTCGGGGTCGGCCATAGGGCCTGTCTGCGGCACTGAGTGCCGCGTGAGCGCCCATCCTGCCCCTCTTCGCCCCGAATGGGAAAGAGGGGTGACATCACATCGCACCGGCGAGCCGGTGATCGAGCGCCGTACACCGCCGACCGGCGGATACCGTGCGGACGGCCTGTCCCAGGGCTTTCCGGGAGCCGACCAGCACCACCAAACGCTTTGCCCGGGTCACGGCGGTATACAGCAGATTGCGCTGAAGCATCATCCAGGCACTGGTGGTGACCGGAATCACCACCGCTGGATACTCACTACCCTGCGAACGATGGATCGTCACGGCATAGGCGTGGGCGAGTTCGTCGAGTTCGTCGAAGTCGTAGGGAACCTCCTCGTCCTCGTCGGTGCGCACGGTCAGCCGCTGCTCGTCGTTGTCCAGAGCGGTGACCACGCCGACCGTGCCGTTGAAGACGCCGTTGCGGCCCTTTTCATAATTGTTCCTGATCTGGGTGACCTTGTCGC is part of the Streptomyces platensis genome and harbors:
- a CDS encoding Gfo/Idh/MocA family protein, whose product is MTSHETLGVAVIGTGRMGADHVRRINEVISGARVAAVVDIDAARVKHLADGIEGCTAYTDPAAAMDDPGVDAVLIASPGPAHEAALLDAFARDLPVLCEKPLTPDAASALRVLEAEQALGHRRVQVGFMRRYDADYRTLKSLLDQGTYGRPLMLHNKHRNPGSPPGFTNAMMVNDSLVHEIDVTRWLLAEEITAVRVLRPAPTGNAPEGLSDPQLILFETAGGQVVDTELFVNCGFGYQVSCEAVCEGGTARIGDDHGVFSNTAGHWGGAITPGFVERFEEAYDRQVQRWVNATRRGEIEGPSCWDGYAAAAVCEAGVRAQTTGERVAVELIERPALYR
- a CDS encoding sugar porter family MFS transporter, with the protein product MGIAAVAALGGALFGYDTGVISGALPFMEGHFGLTSLGEGIITSALLIGAAFGSLIGGRMSDALGRRNSLLWAGAVFIGGALAVALAPDVPFMTVARFVLGLAVGSASVITPLYLSEIAPPHIRGRLVSFNSLMIVSGQLLAYLINAFLAQWGAWRWMLGLAALPAVALFAGLFFLPDTPRWYISKGRQDDAARVLRRTLPAEDVPAELARIDHAHSLEADARSGGWQKLRTPWVRRLLLVGIGLAAVQQITGVNAVVYFAPKILASTGLGTGASITATIAIGVISVLATALGMSLIDRVGRRPLLLTGLAGMTVSLALLGAAFQLPHSPAVSILVLGLMVLYMAFMQGTLNTGVWLLLAEMFPLRVRGLAMGAAVFMMWLVNFAVALAFPLLLDAVGAGTTFWLFGVMCVLSLVFCKRYAPETKGLALEDLEHELRRAAETAPATN
- a CDS encoding peptidoglycan-binding domain-containing protein, giving the protein MKTNALSRTVKRTAVLTATAGLLTAGLLTGPASADAPAGGRADTLAACAYYNGNALTVYGQRGDRVSQAQCLLANRRYLPWGDVTGYFGPKTRAAVKKFQSRHHLTADGKVGKKTWYALYHA
- a CDS encoding helix-turn-helix transcriptional regulator, producing MTDRKLWSYKEIAAHIQVQPDTVRSYRKHGLLPEPDLVEGGKPYWFADTVRRWVAQRPGQRGRR
- a CDS encoding LacI family DNA-binding transcriptional regulator, with protein sequence MERSNGRLDERAHEQADEQAGGRAAERTGAGGTGRPPTIRGVAERAGVSKSLVSLVLQGSPRVSDTKRQAVLDAIEELGYRPNAAARSLVARRTHTVGVLLNDMRNPWFVEVLDGLNSLLQAHGLRMLMADGRLDRRAGQDFARTFQELRVDGLVVVGTLPDTDGLAEVAARLPTVIAGNHEPRLPHADLVANDDERGARLATEHLIGLGHRRIAHIAGQGLVGELRRRGFETAMRAHGLAGSAVVTSGDGTEEGGYRAAVRLLTPPSAPVRPADRPCATQRPTAVFAFNDISGVGALSAAQELGLRIPSDLSLVGYDNTYLARIRHLWLNSVNNASHEVGRRAARCLLDRMERPDAPAGQQLVAPELEIRGSTAAPPPD
- a CDS encoding Gfo/Idh/MocA family protein, translated to MKIGLIGTGRIGAFHATTLRSVPGVTDVVVADLDAARAAALADTLGVRAAAGIEEMYADGLDGVVITAATSAHAPLIHQALDAGVPVFCEKPVALDVPGTVGVVERAQAGTVPVQIGFQRRFDAGYRAAREALRSGELGWLHTLRACTSDRTPPPAGYIPTSGGLFRDCSIHDFDILRWLTGREVVSVYAQGANRGASFFADGDDVDTCAALLRFDDDTLATVTATRYNGAGHDVRLEVCGSEGARFVGLDDRAPLPSAEAKLSWRRAADPYATFMERFHDAYVTELGVFAGVAAGRTPSPCAPAEALEALYVAEACERSRRTGQPVAVADVRAPAVAPGA
- a CDS encoding DedA family protein: MDVLALYGLLVLTTLPPLVPNSALLVSVGVLASRGELFLPLILLIVAGSALLGDLLMYLAARRFGGPVRNWMRRKPRRRALLDWTSGRIEHYGLPFVIAVRFLPSGRIAGALASGVLRYPLRKYVLGAGIAEATWATYSVGLGYLGTATTGRPLYAAAIGFGVSCAVAAVGAAIQWAARRRALREPSEGGGEGEGGGPRNGDGEDPGGRASSVAAT
- a CDS encoding heavy-metal-associated domain-containing protein; the protein is MAENSSCCTPEGSCQSGGTDVEVGAVTTTYRVTGMTCGHCEGAVSAEIGEIAGVSSVQAVAATGLVTVTSKAPLDEEAVRAAVDEAGYELVGQAA
- a CDS encoding heavy metal translocating P-type ATPase; amino-acid sequence: MSGSTAQARVELAIGGMTCASCAARVEKKLNRMDGVLATVNYATEKAQVSYEGGVSVGDLIATVERTGYTARPPAPPPEPAGAADAAGAAQGDGADLSTDPQADLRPLRQRLTVSAVLAVPVIVLSMVPALQFLSWQWLSLALAAPVVVWGGLPFHRAAWTNLRHGAATMDTLVSLGTLAAFGWSVWALFLGDAGMPGMRHGFDLTVSRADAGTQIYLEAAAGVTAFLLLGRYLEARSKRRAGAALRALLELGAKDVAVLRDGREVRIPVAELAVGDRFVVRPGEKIATDGRVAAGASAVDTSMLTGESVPVEVAPGDGVTGGTVNASGRLEIEATVVGADTRLARMARLVEDAQNGKAAVQRLADRVSAVFVPVVLLIAAGTLAGWLLATGEATASFTAAVAVLIIACPCALGLATPTALMVGTGRGAQLGILIKGPEVLESTRRVDTVLLDKTGTVTSGRMRLQEVVPAPGVAEDELLRLAGALEHASEHPVARALAEGAARRVGALPAVADFANVPGLGVRGTVGGHRVLAGRARLAEEAGVVLPAELREALAAAAAAGRTAVVVAWDGRARGVLAVADAVKPGSAAAVRELRRMGLAPVLLTGDHEAVAKAVAAEVGIDEVIAEVLPEDKVAVVERLRARGRTVAMVGDGVNDAAALATADLGLAMGTGTDAAIEAGDLTLVRGDLRVAADAIRLARATLGTIKGNLFWAFGYNVAALPLAAAGLLNPMIAGAAMAFSSVFVVANSLRLRNFT
- a CDS encoding citrate synthase, with the translated sequence MSDNSVVLRYGDGEYSYPVVDSTVGDKGFDISKLRAQTGLVTLDSGYGNTAAYKSAITYLDGENGILRYRGYPIEQLAERSTFVETAYLLINGELPTVDELANFKQDITYHTLLHEDVKRFYDGFPRDAHPMAMLSSVVSALSTFYQDSHNPFDEQQRHISTIRLLAKLPTIAAYAFKKSVGHPVVYPSNDLGYVENFLRMTFSVPAADYDLDPVVVSALDKLLILHADHEQNCSTSTVRLVGSSQANLFASISAGINALWGPLHGGANQSVLEMLEGIQRDGGDVDSFIRKVKNKEDGVKLMGFGHRVYKNFDPRAKIIKAAAHDVLSALGKSDELLDIALKLEEHALSDDYFVERKLYPNVDFYTGLIYRAMGFPTEMFTVLFALGRLPGWIAQWHEMIKEPGSRIGRPRQIYTGVVERDFVPVEER